CGGTGTAACCACGTATTTGTTGTTTCGATTCTgaataaataagaaagaaaaaaagagatataTACGAATTCGAAATGGttttaaagaaatctttttgttagCGTTCAAGAGCCAAAAtggtcccattatggctcttgttagCGTTCTAATTTAATTAGCTGATGATGGAACAATTTCTGGGTCAGGGTCAGGTCCTCTATTAGCTATTCACTACGTCAGCTTAAACCAAGAAATCACCGAAAATTTTAGAGTTTTTTGTTGCGTTTTCCacaaaattaaatgtaataaTTCTATTGCTCTCATAAGTTTGTTCCGTGGaatatttaattattaaatGAAAACGTTCAATAGCAAAATCTCAGTTTCCTGCACAAACCACTCCTGTTTCTAAAAGAGGTAAATTACTTGAAAGTTTTCaggtctttgatttcttttttttctctatgaAATTCATCATCGAAGTGACCTGGTGATCATTACCTTTTGCTAAGTGTTCATTCACATTTTGCTTGGTGTTgcttttttgataaaacacaaTCTGCTCGAAGAAAAGCGATAACAGTATTGATCaacttcattaaaaaattcattctGAAGCAACAACAGAATTAAAAAGAACTAGAGAAGTTATGCACACCTCGCCTGTTGCCGACATTTTAGATGGAAATAAATGCTTCGGTCTTAATGCTTCGTTGAATGCAACTCGCGTTAAATGAGCTCGATTTTCAAATTAAGTGCATTTATAACCGATCGTCGATCATATCCTCATATGATTTGCCATTGACCACAAATATTAAAATCCCGCAAGTATGTCACAATGGGTCCAGTAAATTTCTGATCACATCACAGGTTTCTCAAGCTGACGTTACGAGTGTGTTATGTCAAGAGAGGACGGGGCTTGGTTATGGATATTTTCTCACAAGAGAGTAGGTGTCGTGTTACAAGCGACTGTTCAGACGGGAAATATAATGTACTgaggtctgcgaacgctaaatatcattaactatttttactttttagtctcgtttgcgtaagcagcgagattcataatctgcaacgcgtttttcttCGCATTTATGACACAAAAGGGGAGTAATTGTGCCAGGCATTCCCAGCGGAGACGGTGGAAATTGGGACTAATGATCGTTGCTTGATCGAGACGATTTTCTATCGCTTCAAAGCTTTggttactttggaacaagtgaacactactgagtggacgaaaaacaataagaatcttaattagtaaaactgcgatggtcgggtgttgtaaactttgaTTGTATGCAAATGGTGTCTTGTGATGCGATGACtgaaatcaggggcacccaacgtcaattttcggaaaacatctgttcggaagatgattcgagatctagaattttcgggacatttgctgtaaaatttcttgcttgtctgcctctcctaggattttcgaacatcgaaaaaattgcataattgcccattttaaacggatttttaccctaaataggtcacctagaattttcgagagccttttttttgtggctgaaattttcgaaaaggtcagttttgattcctataattttcggatcactagactttcagctaggaaattcgaacagatgaaaaatttttaggggataaaaatatgcctatatctaccatttaaatactaaaatacacttaacaatgctacgtttaagtggttttgaactatattctcgttgggtgcccgtgattgaaatgacgtgccgcgtaaatcacttttttcccctggcaatgatgtaatttctccgGAATTTAGGCCCTTaaattttcgtgtaattatacacgcgtatagcctgcgacagcagacgtatttccggtcgtcactAACaagcgtactaaatcaattcagaaacaaatataAAGTACCGACATCGATAAAGcaggaagtaaaaaaaaaaaaaaaacctctagcgagtaaatcctgttttgcGTAGAATTAATAGCCTCTTCacttctcgatctaatctccaagcaagcgtaAGAGTGCCGGTtcttgttttcaataaaaattaataaaggaGACTTACTTTTGATgcattcctttgtttttttttttttggtgtgaaatcatcgataccgtatttattcgattaactgccctgggtgcttattaaatttttgggacTTAAGGGTGGGCGCTTTtttgaggtgggcgcttattcgaagctgggcgcttattaaagtTTCACTATTCTCAGCAAGTGCAGTAagtatattttgcaacaaaacagtaaatggtaataacaaaaaacaaagatgtaacaaagcaaggtttctgtgaaatactccgaagaaaactccgtcttcaaTACGGTCTCTTATTATCTCTCAGTGGAGTTTttgtgggagggagtggggtggggtggaCGCTTATTAACTTGTTCTGTCTTTAGGATGGGTGCTTACTTGCGAGGTGTGCGCTAactcgaggttgggcgcttattcgaataaatatggtaattAGTCGgatttttttggctgttattgTGTGACCACTTTCACTCTCTTCATAACGCGAAGTAAaggcagcaaagaaaaaaaaacaaacaaaaacaaaaacaaaaacaagcaaaaaaaaaaaaactaacagcCGGCGGTTCGGACCGCCGGcggttttttgttgttgttgttgttgttgttttttttttctgtgctgCCTTTACTTCGATGAAGAAAGTGATGGGGGTGACACAACAACAGCCTTACAGAACCGTCTAAATCGATGCCGTGATTCACCTACAAAGTCTCAACGGTAGTTTGTAACGGGACTGTTTTGCATTCCGCCCACAGCCGGCGTTACCGCGTAAATTACCTAGTGTTTATTTAGTCCCTTGAGGATATTTTAGGTTATATAAGCGGTATTAGACATTAAGACGGGGCAGAAATGGACCAGGTTTTTTGACGCTCCCTCTCGCTCGGAGTAGTCAACGTTTAATAAGTGTAATAAGGAGATTACAAGTGGCAGAATAAACGTGACGAAAGTGCAAAAACTGGTTCGTGATACTCTTCTACGTGGATACGACATATATCCAAATCAGTCAAAAAACCTGAACAAGTTCGAAGAAGAGAAGTCACAAGTTCTGTTCAAAGCCTCAAGCTCGCCGATTTGAAGTTAGCAGCTGACGAACCGCCGAGGAAAAGTCGCAAGCAGAAGCTAGACAAGTGGCAGTGAAAGCTCAAGACCTCAGAAAATCAGGAGCAGACAGGAATCTACAAAAGAAGCATATTcagaaggaaaaaggtaaaaCAGTTCCTTTATTACCGCAGAAAATACGGAGAATCATTTGAATTCAAGTTCAGAAGTTACACAACTGGACCTTGCTTAGATGACACCTTACTTGCAATTCGGAAGAGAGTTTCATGAAGACATTTGGATGCATTGATTACATGAGGATGAATTGACTTTATTGCAATATTGGAAATTAGAACTGATGAACTGTAAAGTTTAATATTTTATTCAATCGTGGAGAAAacgcaaaaggaaaaaaaaacacttaatttCCCGCTTAATTGTGTTAAGTTTGAATTGCGTAATACAACAATAGAAATAGTTACGTAATATAACAATAGAAATCTACATATCTATCACAAGTAATTACAAGTATTCAGCAATATACGCATTTGCAATTAGCGATTAGTTACAAACAATTATTAAGTCAAGAATGCCTCCTAAGGTGGACGTATCAATACTAATTGCGAAAAGAGATAGTACAATAGTCGCATTGTACGAACTTTTAGAAGAATTTCAAGTGCTTTACAAAGTTCAGCCCGTATTAAGTACGCTTGAAAATGTTTACAAAGAAATGGAAGTTAAGTACAGAAGTGttaaaaaacagcaagaagCAATTACGGATAGGCTAATTGAGACGGGATCTACAGAAGAACAACTTAAGGCTAATCAGCAGGTCGGAGATAAAGTCAGAAGCGATTTTCTAAAATACAGCGAAACTTTTGCCACTTATCAAAAAGCGTGCAATTCCCAGAAACCGCCGCTTAAGCACGATGCGCTCGAAGCTATGACCACAGCAGTAACCAAAATGGCAGACGTTTTAGGTTCGCAAAAGACCGCTAGTCACGGACTTGAGAAATTATCAGTGCCAACATGGGACGGAAATAGAAAATCTTACGCAACTTGGAAGAGCGAATTTAACTATTGGATGTATAAGTACAAACAGGACGAAGACGAACAGCTGCAAAGACTAAGAAAAGCGTtaccaaaaaactttttttggtcTGATCAAGTGCGGCCAAGCAAGAAAATCGAGCAGGCGTGGAAAATTCTTGATACTGAATTTGGAGACCAAAGGAAATTAATGGACACACTGCTAAACGAAATTACCAATCTCAAACCAATAAAGAATGACTCGAACTCGCTCTCGCGTTACGCTGCTAGAATATTAAGCTTCGTGAACAACATGGAACAAAACGGTTGCGCAGTAACAAGCACATCGGAAGCACCCTTTGTCATGTCACAGCTCCTGTCTAAATTGGATGCCAGCGATAACATTGAATTTGGCCGCGAAATGCTACGCatgggaaaagaagaaaatgttttaaatttgaTTGATTGGCTAAACAAAGAAGCAAGTTTACGATCGCGCATCAAAAGAGACACTAACTATCGCAATAATCCGAGAGAACACCGTTCTGACAATAACGCTAACGACAGTGGACTAGACCAGGATGAAACATGCCCACTTGGTTGCAAAACAAAGCATTTACTTTCCACGTGTCCTATGTACCAAAAGTCAACAGTTGATGAGAAATGGGaaattgtaaaacaaaacaatcgcTGTCGAAAATGCCCATCATACAAACTCTTGTAAGAAGCCCGACGGTACCGCTTGCGATAAGTGTACGCGACGCCACCATCGTTCCTTGCACAATGAGCGTGTACCTCTTGCAAATTCAGACCAAAGCACAGAAACGCTTCCATCCGCAAACGAAAGTCAAGAAGCTAGTAATCACAATGTTCAGGGCGAGACAAGCGTCCCCGCTATTTGTCCAGTTCAAAAAGTAAAGATTAGAGGccaaaatggaaattttacCGAAGCCCTAGCTATGCTAGATAGCGGCTCAAACACGAGTTTTATTTCAAAGAACGTTGTGAGGAAACTTGGCATACGCGGACCCAAAACGCATTTAACGATGAACTTAGCAGGAGGCCAAAAGAAGTCGGAAGCATCAGAGTTTCTCGATATTACTGTTGTTTCAAACACTGAACCAAGTATTCAGAAATCTATGCGAGCTTATGCAATAAACAAGCCATGCAGCCCAGCTAGAACAGTCTCGAGAACGACATTGGAAAGCTATCCCCACTTGAAATCAGTTTCAGAGCAATTACATCTATCGGGCGGAACAGTTGATTTGTTAATTGGAACAGACTTTGCCGACGCCTTTAATGATATGCACGTTATCGCAGGGAAATCCGGAGAACCAATTGCAAAGAGAAATTGCTTCGGGTGGTACGTCATGGGAACATTTGCTTCAAAGCAGGGTGAACGTCCCTCGGCTATCAATTCAATTGATGTAGGAACTGTCGATGTGTtagaagacatgaaaaaactccTTACACAAGACATGTTGGGAGTAAGACCAACCGAACTTTGTACGTGCAGAGATAATGATCTTAAGGAGAACAAGTTTATCAAATCAATTGCAGAATCGACTCAGATTGTTGAGGGGAGAATCCAGGTGCGAATGCCTTGGAATGGCGAGGGACCCCCGAAGGAGAGCAATTACGATGTTGCATATAAAAGAATGATTTCTTCTGAAAAGTCCTTTAAGAAAAAAGATTGTCTCGAAATCgttgaaagtgaagttcaaaAGTTGCTGGATCAAGATTTCGTCGTTGAAATTCCCCCTGAAAACGTAGACCATGATCAACCTGAATGGTATTTGCCTTTACAAGCCGTGTTCACACCTGACCGAACAACGCAAGTTCGACTAGTGTTCGATGCCTCAGCGAAAGGTCCAAGAGGAAAGTCGCTTAACGAGCATCTCGAAAAGGGACCAAACTACATAAACAGTTTGCCCAACGTGCTTATGGCTTGGCGCTTCGACAAAGTGGCTTATACCGGAGATGTTAGGAAAATGTTCAATCAAGTGTTAATCCATCCTGACGACCAAGTCTTCCACAGGTTCCTATGGAGGACAAACGAAAGTTTGAAGCCAAAAGTCTATCAGTGGAAAAGACTCAATTTTGGTGACAAACCAGCCCCAGATATAGCCGCAGGAGCAATCATTACCTTAGCCAAAGCTTCTCAAGACCAGTACCCGGAAGCCGCGAAGGAACTCCGAACCCATGTCTACGTTGATGACATTGGTGGTTCCCGAGAAAACGAAGTTAAAAGCAAGCAGATCACGAGTAAAATCGACGCCATTCTCAGCAAAGGTCAGTTTCAAATCAAACAGTGGCATTCAAACAACAAGAAAGTTGATCAGACAGACGAAGAGCATGTAGATTTTCTTGGGCACAAATGGAATAAGGTTCGAGACACCATTACCTTTAAGAAAACGGAGATTGTTGCAGAG
The sequence above is a segment of the Porites lutea chromosome 3, jaPorLute2.1, whole genome shotgun sequence genome. Coding sequences within it:
- the LOC140932156 gene encoding uncharacterized protein — encoded protein: MNLAGGQKKSEASEFLDITVVSNTEPSIQKSMRAYAINKPCSPARTVSRTTLESYPHLKSVSEQLHLSGGTVDLLIGTDFADAFNDMHVIAGKSGEPIAKRNCFGWYVMGTFASKQGERPSAINSIDVGTVDVLEDMKKLLTQDMLGVRPTELCTCRDNDLKENKFIKSIAESTQIVEGRIQVRMPWNGEGPPKESNYDVAYKRMISSEKSFKKKDCLEIVESEVQKLLDQDFVVEIPPENVDHDQPEWYLPLQAVFTPDRTTQVRLVFDASAKGPRGKSLNEHLEKGPNYINSLPNVLMAWRFDKVAYTGDVRKMFNQVLIHPDDQVFHRFLWRTNESLKPKVYQWKRLNFGDKPAPDIAAGAIITLAKASQDQYPEAAKELRTHVYVDDIGGSRENEVKSKQITSKIDAILSKGQFQIKQWHSNNKKVDQTDEEHVDFLGHKWNKVRDTITFKKTEIVAEEKPVTKRNCLAYLAQLWDPTGLVTPTTIEMRIDLQELWSSGYSWDEVLPDQIQTKWKGNVQVLNQLLKYEFKRKLKPDNAVGMPEIHGFCDAGEKAYGSAMFLRWKLDDGSYTCVQLMVKAFVSPLKKKSIPRLELMGCLALSRLYRTCREALEFAEISSCKKVFWIDSQVVLSWLKTSPTKFKPFVSVRVAEIQETIDPQEFSYIRSEHNPADALTKGILPEQLEKWSQGPQFLRKPQEEWPKFEENTLKISEELSAEMKPPIEARPTSCDKSEFSTAQKELRDNPLFEHLMETCSTFSKARKT